The sequence CCCGGGGTGCCCCCACGAACCACTTCGCGCGCGCCGATGTCATGAACGACTCGGCGAGGGCGTCGAAATCGGATGCCCCGGCCTGCGCCTGCTCGACGGTCTCGAGCGCGCCCAGCGGCCGGTTGGTGCGCAGGCGCGCCGTCATGCGCAGGTTGGGCAGCGCCCGCGCCTCGGCCTCCTCGGAGGTGGGGGCGACCAGCACGTTCGCGGTGAGGAAGGTGCGGGGTGCGGCGAGCGCCTCGCTCGGCTGGAACTGCGTGCGGTACAGCTCGAGCGCACGCTCGAGGCCCTCGCCTGAGAAGTGGTTCGCGAACACGTAGGGCAGGCCGAAAGATGCCGCCAGCTGGGCGGAGTAGTCGCTCGAGCCGAGCAGCCACACCTCCGGGACGCTGGTCGCGGCCGGTGTGGCGTGGACGTCGTACGTCCCGCCGCTGGTGAACCGCAGCGCCGCCCCTTCGGCCGACACGAGCGACACGATATCGCGCACATGCTCGGGGAACCGTTCGACGTCGCTCGTGGTGCCGCTCTGCCGCAGCAGCTGCGTGATCACCGGGTCGGAGCCGGGCGCGCGCCCGATGCCGAGATCGATGCGGCCCGGCGCGATCGCCTCGAGCGCGGCGAACTGCTCCGCCACGACGAGCGGCGAGTGGTTGGGGAGCATGACGCCGCCCGACCCCAGGCGGATCCGCGAGGTCCGTGCGGCGGCCGCGGCCGCGAGCACCGGCGGCGTCGTCGACGCCACGGCGGGCATGTTGTGGTGCTCGGCGAACCAGTACCGGCGGAAGCCGAGCCGGTCGGCGGCCGCGACGAGGTCGAGGGATGCCGCGACCGCCTGCGCGCTCGTCTGCCCGGTGCGCACCGGCACGAGGTCGAGGACCGAGAGCGAGAGGTCGGGCACGGGCGTGGTCGTCGCGTCGGTGTTCATCCCCAGCGACAACCGGCCGCGGCATCCCCGGTATTCCTGACGCGGGGGAGAGTCCGAGGCGTTTCGTCTCGGTCGCTGCGCTCCCTCGCTCAACGACCGGGGGGTGGGGGGCCCGGTCGTTGAGCGAGCGAAGCGAGACGAAACGCGTCCCTGCCCCCGGTCGTTGAGCGAGCGAAGCGAGACGAAACGCGTCCCTGCCCCCGGTCGTTGAGCGAGCGAAGCGAGACGAAACGCGTCCCTGCCCCGGTCGTTGAGCGAGCGAAGCGAGACGAAACGCGTCAGGGCAGGCGGTTCGCCTTCGCCAGGTTGTCGCGCAGCTCGGCCGCGGTCTGGCGCGCGACGTAGGCGGGCCGGTCGCGCTCGAGACGCCACGACTCGCTCAGCGGTCCGGCGCTCACGGTGTCGAAGCCGAGCGCGTCGTAGACGCCGGTGACGAACGCGAGCGCCTCGGCGTCGTCGCCCGCGGTGCCGAGGGCACGCCGATCCGGATCGCCCGCGGGCAGGCCGGTCGTGTTGATCTCGTCGGCATAGAGGTGGTTGAAGGCCTTGACGACCCTGGACGTCGGGAGGTGCTGCTGCAGCAGCTCGGACGTCGTGGTCTCCCCGCGGTCGAGCGCGTCGATGTGGCCGTCGCGCTCGAAGTAGTAGTTGTTGGTGTCGAGCACGATCTTGCCGGCGAGGGGTTCGACCGGCACGTCGTTCAGCGCCTTGAGCGGCACGGTGACCACCGCGATGTCGGCAGCCGCGGCCGCGTCGGAGGCCGTGGCGGCGGTGACCCGGGGGCCGAGTCCGGCGACGAGGTCCGTCAGGCTCTCGGGTCCGCGGGAGTTCGAGAGCACGACGTCGTAGCCGAGTCCCGAGAACGCCCGTGCGAGCGCGCTGCCGATGTGTCCTGCACCGATGATTCCGATCGTTGTCATGGTGGGGCGCAACAGCGGCGGGGCACGCGGGTATTCCGTCGACGTCCTCCTGCGTGCGCTGAGCGCACCTCGAGGCCGGCGACGAACTGCTCTTCGAGCCCGAATTTCGTGCTGCGCATTAGTTCCTTCTCATGTGGCCTCGCGCCACAGCGCGGCCGGCACGCCGCCTGCACCGCCGGTAGTCGCGCCGCGATGTGCCGAACCGGGTTGCTTCCGCCTGTGAGGCGGGGCCCCCGGGCATCCCGACGCGTCCGGCTCGCAATGACTCCGGTCCGACTTGGCGGGCGGCGCCTCTCGCATCAGGCAGAAGGTCCGTCGCTCGACGCACAGGCCGGTTCCCTCGCCGTTGACAACGTTGTATTTGCAGGAATAGGGTCGGCGGCGACAGATATGTCGTCTAGCGCAACATATTATGCGCGGACGGATCGGGCCAACTCGAAGGGGAGAACGACCGAATGAACAGACACATCCGACGCGGGGTCATGGGCCTGGCGGCCACGAGTCTCGCTCTCGGCGTCGGCATCGCCGTCGCGCCGGCGCACGCCGAGGACGAGTACAAGGTGCTGGTGGTCGGGCAGACCCTCGGCTTCCGTCACTCGCACATCGACGACACCACGAATGCCATCATCGCCCTCGGCGAGGACAACGGCTTCACCGTCGACGTATGGGACAGCCGACAGCCCGAACTCACGCTGCCTTCCACGCCGTTCACGTCCGCGGAGGACCTCTCGCAGTACGCCACCGTCATCTTCGCGTCGCCCGTCGATGCGACGAACAACCTCGACCCGAACCGCCCGCGACTGCTCAACGACGCCGAGCTGAGTGCGTTCCAGGGCTACATCCGCTCGGGCGGCGGGTATGTCGGCCTGCACGCCGCGACCGACTCGATGCACACGGTGCCCTGGTACAGCGAACTCACCGGCGGCAGCGCGCGGTTCCGCAATCACCCCGCGCAGCAGACGGCGACGATGCGGGTCGAGAACCCCGGTCACCCGTCGACCGCCATGCTCCCGACCGAATGGGTGCGCTTCGACGAGTGGTACAACTTCACCGTCAATCCGCGTGAGGACGTGCACGTGCTCATCACGCTCGACGAGTCGACCTACAACCCGGGCTTCGGCGCGATGGGCGCCGACCATCCGATCGCCTGGTGCCACAACTTCGAGGGCGGACGCTCCTGGTACGAGGGCGCAGGCCACACCGACGCGTCATGGAGCGACCCGCTGTTCCTCGAGCACATCCTCGCCGGCATCGAATGGACCGCGGGCGTCGTGACCGGCGGCGGCGACTGCGTGACGTTCCCCGAGGTCGACGGGATCGTCGCCGGGCTCGCCGGGGGATCGAACCGCGCCGGGAAGCTCTCGAGCGACGTCGCGGCGTACCTCGAGTCCGCCGAAGCGGCGGCGCTCGCCGGTGACCACGTCGCCGCGATCGAGACGCTCGAGCGGGCGTACGGGAAGGCCCACGGCCTCCAGAACGCCACGCTGGTCGCGAAGATCGCCGACCTCATCGAGTGGCAGCAGGCGCTCGTGTCCTGACCTCCCGCACGTTCGCCGCGACCGCCGGATCGGCCACGTCCCCTCGTGGGGGCGTGGCCGATCTCGTGTACGGGCGGCGTCGTCGCGGCACCGCGATCTCGCCGCATGTCAGGTCAAGACATGCGATGAGGTGGTCCTGCT comes from Microbacterium cremeum and encodes:
- a CDS encoding LLM class flavin-dependent oxidoreductase, which encodes MNTDATTTPVPDLSLSVLDLVPVRTGQTSAQAVAASLDLVAAADRLGFRRYWFAEHHNMPAVASTTPPVLAAAAAARTSRIRLGSGGVMLPNHSPLVVAEQFAALEAIAPGRIDLGIGRAPGSDPVITQLLRQSGTTSDVERFPEHVRDIVSLVSAEGAALRFTSGGTYDVHATPAATSVPEVWLLGSSDYSAQLAASFGLPYVFANHFSGEGLERALELYRTQFQPSEALAAPRTFLTANVLVAPTSEEAEARALPNLRMTARLRTNRPLGALETVEQAQAGASDFDALAESFMTSARAKWFVGAPRAVAESLRAFATRHGVDEVMISPVVGSYENEPMDAAPGRVRTLELLSSELRLS
- a CDS encoding NADPH-dependent F420 reductase, encoding MRARRAVRRRPRGALSARRRTSTEYPRAPPLLRPTMTTIGIIGAGHIGSALARAFSGLGYDVVLSNSRGPESLTDLVAGLGPRVTAATASDAAAAADIAVVTVPLKALNDVPVEPLAGKIVLDTNNYYFERDGHIDALDRGETTTSELLQQHLPTSRVVKAFNHLYADEINTTGLPAGDPDRRALGTAGDDAEALAFVTGVYDALGFDTVSAGPLSESWRLERDRPAYVARQTAAELRDNLAKANRLP
- a CDS encoding ThuA domain-containing protein; this translates as MNRHIRRGVMGLAATSLALGVGIAVAPAHAEDEYKVLVVGQTLGFRHSHIDDTTNAIIALGEDNGFTVDVWDSRQPELTLPSTPFTSAEDLSQYATVIFASPVDATNNLDPNRPRLLNDAELSAFQGYIRSGGGYVGLHAATDSMHTVPWYSELTGGSARFRNHPAQQTATMRVENPGHPSTAMLPTEWVRFDEWYNFTVNPREDVHVLITLDESTYNPGFGAMGADHPIAWCHNFEGGRSWYEGAGHTDASWSDPLFLEHILAGIEWTAGVVTGGGDCVTFPEVDGIVAGLAGGSNRAGKLSSDVAAYLESAEAAALAGDHVAAIETLERAYGKAHGLQNATLVAKIADLIEWQQALVS